A single window of Lepeophtheirus salmonis chromosome 2, UVic_Lsal_1.4, whole genome shotgun sequence DNA harbors:
- the LOC121132602 gene encoding uncharacterized protein, with protein sequence MCTSQVLSIGTMLEHRVYSLLVVIILMRKCTGMEDSFLRDKIDFLSTFSFSNGLYPLQIFEESAVMEDIVRQIEKSFIQKSIPVSRGTPNLDYSDNQFFLYIFQSSNTLNLSRIDGLLKVYPNRRCVLLSLEPSDISLPELQELFSNLSSICHFYFIDGTERVIEIYKLGRLLSPVAERAVLVNGVHLKQEIRNLRGITLRMVTLPWYPFIQMDCPLNLSLPCKCTGLAMDISNSLSDMMNFTLECYKEKSLTWGTLPLEDGKENGLMGNVINELYDLGPPVFYQDELRMNYVDFLKCTPSASAGFFYLKNSADPFLLFRPFTIVSWMSILGVIIPILGIVILLQYYDNNYHQTKSYRLLIFSISFLFVIVNAYYGGALTMFFTTEANVPFNSLLDVVKDPNWEIIFMKGSEYFHLTQIDQNNNLDKFKAEVYANLEKYVVKNISTGLQRAKTTSVVFVHNILSVGSFLGESNYRKDIYGGYHLLEKKNYEYSYIFKKKSPLSYFFSPGLLALNSKGIVDKEIMDETKSFQMSPESSFLVLNLHQMSSVFCLLCIGIGLTFVVLLIELVIIYIRKRKPVIKK encoded by the exons ATGTGCACCAGTCAAGTATTGTCGATTGGAACTATGTTAGAACATAGAGTTTACTCACTCTTGGTAGTAATTATATTGATGAGGAAATGTACTGGGATGGAGGATTCGTTTCTTAGAgacaaaattgactttttgtcTACTTTTTCCTTCTCAAATGGATTATAtcctcttcaaatatttgaggAGTCTGCTGTAATGGAAGATATAGTACGGCAAATAG aGAAATCCTTCATTCAAAAATCAATCCCTGTTTCAAGAGGGACTCCAAACCTTGACTACTCCGACaatcaatttttcctttatatatttcaaagctcAAATACCCTCAATTTGAGTCGCATTGATGGCTTACTCAAAGTTTATCCAAATCGCCGCTGTGTATTACTCTCATTAGAGCCGAGTGATATCTCCTTACCGGAGCTCCAGGAATTATTTTCCAACTTATCCTCAATTTGCCATTTCTATTTTATCGATGGGACTGAAAGAGTAATTGAAATCTATAAACTGGGGCGACTTTTATCTCCTGTTGCTGAAAGAGCTGTCCTCGTAAATGGAGTACACTTAAAACAAGAAATCAGGAATCTTAGAGGGATAACTTTAAGG atggtTACACTTCCGTGGTATCCCTTCATACAAATGGATTGCCCGCTGAATTTATCTCTGCCCTGCAAATGCACAGGTCTGGCCATGGACATATCTAATTCCCTTTCAGATATGATGAATTTTACTCTGGAGTGTTACAAGGAGAAAAGTCTAACGTGGGGAACGTTACCCTTGGAGGATGGAAAGGAGAATGGACTGATGGGTAATGTAATCAATGAACTCTATGATTTGGGACCCCCTGTCTTTTATCAAGATGAATTACGAATGAACTACGTGGATTTTTTGAAG TGTACACCAAGTGCATCAGCTGGgttcttctatttaaaaaattctgcAGATCCTTTCTTGCTCTTTCGACCCTTCACAATCGTCTCCTGGATGAGTATTTTGGGTGTCATTATCCCTATACTCGGGATTGTTATTTTGCTTCAATATTACGACAACAACTATCATCAAACCAAAAGTTATAGGCTTctcatattttctatttcctttCTATTTGTGATTGTCAATGCTTACTACGGAGGAGCACTCACCATGTTTTTTACAACGGAGGCCAATGTTCCTTTCAATTCAT tactaGATGTGGTGAAAGACCCGAATTGGGAAATAATCTTTATGAAAGGATCCGAATACTTTCATTTAACCCagattgatcaaaataataatttagacaaaTTTAAAGCTGAAGTATATGCTAATCTTGAGAAATATGTTGTAAAGAACATATCTACTGGACTACAAAGGGCAAAGACGACCTCCGTGGTATTTGTTCATAACATACTATCTGTAGG GTCCTTCCTTGGGGAATCAAATTATCGAAAGGATATTTACGGAGGATATCATTTATTGGAGAAGAAAAACTACGAATACAgctatatctttaaaaaaaaatctccattgTCCTACTTCTTCAGCCCTGGATTGTTGGCTTTAAATTCCAAGGGAATTGTGGATAAGGAGATAATGGATGAAACCAAGAGTTTTCAAATGAGTCCAGAATCCTCTTTTTTGGTTCTTAATCTTCATCAAATGTCTTCAGTTTTCTGCCTTTTATGCATTGGGATAGGACTTACCTTTGTGGTTCTCCTCATTGAACTCGTAATAATctatataagaaaaagaaaaccagTAATCAAAAAGTAA
- the LOC121132187 gene encoding glutamate receptor ionotropic, delta-2-like yields MGRLLSPVAERAVLVNGVHLKQEIRNLRGITLRMVTLPWYPFIQMDCPLNLSLPCKCTGLAMDISNSLSDMMNFTLECYKEKSLTWGTLPLEDGKENGLMGNVINELYDLGPPVFYQDELRMNYVDFLKCTPSASAGFFYLKNSADPFLLFRPFTIVSWMSILGVIIPILGIVILLQYYDNNYHQTKSYRLLIFSISFLFVIVNAYYGGALTMFFFFFYNGGQCSFQFITRCGERPELGNNLYEWIRILSVNPD; encoded by the exons ATGGGGCGACTCTTATCTCCTGTTGCTGAAAGAGCTGTCCTCGTAAATGGAGTACACTTAAAACAAGAAATCAGGAATCTTAGAGGGATAACTTTAAGG atggtTACACTTCCGTGGTATCCCTTCATACAAATGGATTGCCCGCTGAATTTATCTCTGCCCTGCAAATGCACAGGTCTGGCCATGGACATATCTAATTCCCTTTCAGATATGATGAATTTTACTCTGGAGTGTTACAAGGAGAAAAGTCTAACGTGGGGAACGTTACCCTTGGAGGATGGAAAGGAGAATGGACTGATGGGTAATGTAATCAATGAACTCTATGATTTGGGACCCCCTGTCTTTTATCAAGATGAATTACGAATGAACTACGTGGATTTTTTGAAG TGTACACCAAGTGCATCAGCTGGgttcttctatttaaaaaattctgcAGATCCTTTCTTGCTCTTTCGACCCTTCACAATCGTCTCCTGGATGAGTATTTTGGGTGTCATTATCCCTATACTCGGGATTGTTATTTTGCTTCAATATTACGACAACAACTATCATCAAACCAAAAGTTATAGGCTTctcatattttctatttcctttCTATTTGTGATTGTCAATGCTTACTACGGAGGAGCACtcaccatgttttttttttttttttacaacggAGGCCAATGTTCCTTTCAATTCAT tactaGATGTGGTGAAAGACCCGAATTGGGAAATAATCTTTATGAATGGATCCGAATACTTTCAGTTAACCCagattga